Genomic segment of Gopherus flavomarginatus isolate rGopFla2 chromosome 2, rGopFla2.mat.asm, whole genome shotgun sequence:
GTGAAAGGAATGTTACATTTCACAGGTCGGTTGTTAAAGAAACTCAGGCTGCCTGTCCTGCTGAGATGCCAGCCACTTCATCCATTCACTTGCTCATGTGAGGGCTTGTTCTGTAGTAGTTTGAGTCATGGAGTCAGGACCCATCCAGAGAGACCTTCAAACAACCGTTTCCCCCTGCTAGCAGTTGCCTGTGTCGGAGAGTGGGTCTGTGGCCTGCTACTCCCTCCCCAGTTTCTATGATGGAGGACAGCAAACCTGTTCCCCTCTAGTATCTTTGCAGCTATTGTCTGCTCTCTTTCTATGTTGGGGTATCAGTGACCTGAGGAGGTCCCTTTAGCCCCCTCATCCTCACCTGGTCTCCGGAAAGGATGGAGAGCTGCTGAAAATCACCCCACTCTCCACTGAGGATCCCCAGGCTCCTCCCCTATTCTTGTCTTCAAAGAGGTGGGAGAGATTAAAGATTTCATTCCCCCATCCCCTTGTGTGAACCCATATACTAGCACTCCCCAACATATCCTTAGGGTTTTCCTGCACTCTCATTGTATCTATGTCTGTCTTCCTCTCTACCTTCTGATGGGATCTGGGTGGCAATTATTTTCCCATGCCCTCCTCTGCCCAACCATCTTCATCAGCTGTAACAGCTGACTGGGTAAGTGGTTGCTGCCTTTCCCTGACAATGCTCTGTGCTGCCCTCTGTTTGGCTCTTGGAGCCCTCAGCATAGGACAGAGCAGCTCAGGCTGGAAAAGAGGGATAAACAGGCAGCTTTAAACTTCCCGCCTGGTCCCAGTAGAAGCTCCTAGAGGGTTTCTGGATCGTTGGCCAAGACTGCAGAAACCGGAGATGGTCCTGGCCTAAATGAGACAGATGGCACACATATGCTATAGTGGGAGAGTTTCCTTGAGTTATCAGTATTTGAGGAGGGCAAGAGAGACTTGAAAGGTTTCAGCCTTTAAGAACAACAGAAAAGAAGCAGCATATCCTGTTGCGTAGCTCACCAAATGATCCTTTTCAGCAGACTAGATTCACTGGGGTCCCAACCATCAGACTCCCATCCCAGACTGACCCTCAGAGTTTTCCCCTTGCTGGACTCCATGTAGCTGATTAAGGTAGGGATTTCTTTCCTACTTCTCAAGTCCTTTCGTTCTTATTCCTATAGGTGGTGCCTTGGATGAAGAGCAATCAGGCTTCCCAGCTTTCAGCGGAATTGCCCGCCTGACTTGGCTTGTTGACCTCTTCGGAGACCTCACTGTCACCTCTGCCAGTAGAGaggaacagaaagaaaagaattATTCCAGAATGACAGCACATTTTCAGACTGCAGACAAGAAGTGAGTAATGTAACGATACAGGAGCAGATTAGCCATGCTATTTAGGTATCTTCAGCAGGAACTTAGCACCTTCTCTTCTTTGCACCTGTACAGCAACTTTCATGCAAGAATcaaaaagcactttacagacactAATGAACTAagcttcacaacactcctgtgaggtggtTAGATATTATTtgccccattatacagatgggaaaacttaGCTGGGGAGAGTTTAcaggacttggccaaggtcacactgtGAATCAATGGCAGAAGTTGGGAATAGTACCCAGGTATTATACTCAAAATCCTTTGCTGTAACCTCAGGACCCTGTTCTTCTGTGTTACATTAATTACTGCTTTTCGAGCCTGTTGCCTGAACACaccatatgtaacccttctgccaggccatCTTGTCGGCAACACAGGATGGGTTCAGTGTCTAGGGGTTCCTCTCAGCATTATCAAACAGAACCAGCTTGAGACCCAGTGATGCCATGGCATGACACTGCCATCTCAACAGCTGCTCAGTGCTGCCGCTGCCACCTCTTTCACCGTTTGCCAGTCTTGGTGCTTACCGCTTCAGCCTTCAGCTGCAGTGCCACGTTCTGAGCTTCCTCCGCCAGGCCATGCCCTAGTGATTTCAGCCGTTAGTGATTTCACTGCACAGCAGAGAACCTCACTGCTGATGCTCCCTCTGTGTTGTCTTGCACCACAACACAGGTCTAAGGCTCAGACCCTAAATGAGTTTGTCAGTGTTTTTAGCTGTAGTGATCACTGAGAAGAAACCAGGACTCTCAATTGAGTCTCGTCAGCTCTACCTTTATACACTAGAGGTAGAGGATCAAATGACTTGTAGGACCCTTTAAAGAAATCCACACCACCAGGTAGGAATATCTGTCCCCACCATCTCTGACTTTCACTTGGAGTTGACACCTACTTAGAAAGTTATGTTAATTTAGGGTGACCCCTCAATTAGGGCATATTaaatacagttctgctgccctttacttatACAATAAgcataacaacatttcattacccctgtGTCTAAGACTAAGGTGAATTTTAAGTCAGTGTGATGGGTTAGACCCCCCCATctgggtgccacctgatgtactggggtttcactCAGCTCCTTCTGCTCCACCAcctggattccctctccctgctttgctgaattagctctccggcctcttgcagcacacacacacaggtatggccacacccagctgcagacacagactgaagtcagtaCTGTGTATGGGGATTTACCCAGCACTCACTTCCACACCCCCGTTGGgaaataaacccaaaataatattgtcttgcactgtatagaaagatctgcacagctcaagctcataaaaattcacctttccctcaatgtgaagagaaatGTGCAGAACTTCTTTCTCTCCCACCCAattagaaattgcacaaactgggtttaataataaacaaaacaaatgtattaactataaaaggcagatttgaagtgactataagggatagcaaacagaacaaagcagattactgagcagataaaataaaacatgcatacTAACCTTAAGATCTtagagactggtttcaagaaaTAACTCCTcacctaaatgttattttaggtaaGTTGCAGAGTTTCAGTAGCtgagagttccagttatttcttcttacagactggacccctgtctcagtctggactcatcCCTGCTTTTCCCTTCAGGTTGGTTCCTTGTCCCTTCAGGTTCTTTCAGCAGTCCTTCTTGGGTAGGCAATGGAGGAGAGTCCTGATcaatcccctccccagcccttaaaaaggatttaccagaggcaggaatcctttgtttggTCCCCAACCCCCTACAGTGGAAAAGTAACAAGTGACTCAGTCACATGTCTCTCCGgggtcatagcagccattactcgcAGGCTGTTTGGAGAGTCCACAGGAAGATTAAGCTCTTTCACAGGCCATTGTCCTTCCTGATGGGTCATCAGCCCTGTCTGACTTTTTCATTGTTATACCAAAAGGGCTAGTATTGggtgtcacccaaagtagcacatttgaaatacacatACATGTCAATATTCCTAGCtccagataaaaaaaaaatgatacatgcatacaaattggataaacacattcagtagatcaCAGCCTTTTAAATATCTTGCATGAGCCaccttgcataaagtatatcttagttatgtcatatttatatcataaccatatttctatgaagaatatggggtgtaaggTAACACCCAGAACAGCCAAAAGTGATCCCTTTGGCAAAGCAGGTCTGTCTTCTGATCACTTAGGCAAAATAGGTGGGTCTAGGCAAATTTAGTctgctcctgaggtcttttcctaGTTCACCAAAAGACATTAGGGGAGAGCTTATTCAGGCTTTGGCTTATATCTGTATcaaagttttaaaacattttaggtGGGCATTTACTATTAACCAGTGATGGAAAAAACAGAATAACCCTGTGGGTTTATTTCTTCCTAAATGTCCTGTGTTTTTCTACTCTCTCACATTAGACCTCTGACATGGATTGAAGAAAGGGGACCAGGACTGAGACGTGATAAGAAAATCAACTTCTGTTTCAAAAGTGGCTGCCTGGAGAACCTCCCTGAGGCCCCGAGGTCTGCTGTGGGCCTCTTCATGCAAGATCAGAACCTCTTTGCCAAAAAACTGTTGGGCCAggtctccagggaagagctggccGCTGAGAAGTGGCGCATCCTGCGGTGCCTGGACCTCGCAGAGGAGATTCAGCAGCACTGTGAACGGCCAGCGAAAATCCATTCATAAGGCCGCTCTTTATGAGAAAGGGAATATGATAGTCAGACACTGAGTAGAGCTGCAGCTTAGTGTTACCATAAAGCAGCTTGTTGGCAGTTAATGTCTATTTGATTAGTTCTTACCATTAAAATCTGTGGGGTTTTGCTCAGAAGCTTGTGCCCCACAAGTGTTTTATGCTGTGTGAGATATTTAACATGGCAGAACTGGATGATGCATTGGGCTGTCCCCAGTACATGGCATCTTTCTAGTCAAACTTAAAGCTATCAGGCAAAGAGCATTCAGACATGTTgcttccacagaagtcaatgggagattttgtcattgacttcagggggagcaGGCCCAATGAGACTGCAGAAGTTAcaatttattaaatataattttagtTCCTTCTTTTTAATATATATGAGAGCAAGAGATTTATAGCGCTGTCTAGAATGAGGCATAGAGCTGCTCTACAAGTCTCTCTACCTCCAAAGGTGTTATAGCACCATACGCCTGACTTGCAAAACTTCAGATATTCCAGTCTTGTCCCTTCCCTGAGTAGTTGCCCTGAACAATACTTTGTATATtggctgtgggccagattctgatattttacaccagtgtaaacgaAATCCATTACttacagcagcatttacactggtttaaacagAATAAATTAGATTGGAATCTGTCCTCTCACTGAGCGTTATGCTGAGATCACTAAACTGATTTCTCTGCTGCCTTATGCCAGGTTGTAACCCAGTTTTCAAG
This window contains:
- the BLVRA gene encoding biliverdin reductase A — its product is MFGTVVVGIGIAGSVRIRDMLNPMPSSPSEHLKLFGFVSRRTLGNINEVKQISLQDALGNKEIQAAIISTDNKTHEENVRMFLEAGKHVLVEYPMALSASTARELWDMAEQKGKILHVEHIELLTEEYKQLKKEVAGKELVKGMLHFTGGALDEEQSGFPAFSGIARLTWLVDLFGDLTVTSASREEQKEKNYSRMTAHFQTADKKPLTWIEERGPGLRRDKKINFCFKSGCLENLPEAPRSAVGLFMQDQNLFAKKLLGQVSREELAAEKWRILRCLDLAEEIQQHCERPAKIHS